TGCAATGAAAATGATATTATCGATACCCAAAACAATTTCCATAATCGTAAGGCTCAGGAGACTAAGGAGGCTATCGAGCTGCAAGAGCGTATCAAGCATTGCTATCTTAGGTTTCGGCGCAAAGCTATACAAATCACGCTCTCTGCACAACTTTCTGGCTAAGCATTTACGGCTTTTCAAGAATAGGAAGCTTGCCACAGGCAGAGCACACATTCATGGCTCGCCTTCGCCAAAGCAAACAAGGTAGTGCGCTAACTCAACATTGACTTAACAGAGAAGCGTTAATTTGTACAAATTGCAAACCCTTTGAGCTATGCTGGAACTCTTAAAAAAGTTAGATGCAAGGATTCAAGCAGCAAATGATCCACGCGACATTGTCGACGCCCTCAACGATTACGCTTGGAGCGTAATGCGCACCGACCTTAGAAGCGCAATGACGCGCGCAGAGCAAGCCTTGGAACTGGCAAAGAATTTTTCATATGAAGGCGGCGTAGCCCGCAGTTTGCGCAACCGGGGATTGTGTCATCACCAGTATTCAAACTATGAGGCAGCTCTGCACGACATCAACGAAGCACTCTACCTTTTCCGAAAAGTGGGCGATGCTTCCGGTGAAGCCAGCGCACTCAACAACTTGGGGAGCATTTACGCCGACCTTGGTGAATATACACGCGCACTCGACTACTTTGAGCAAAGCTACAAACTTTACCGCGACCTTGATTACAAAATTGGCGAAGCGGCGAGCATTACCAACTTGGGGGACATTTACTACCGATTGGGTGAATACTCCCGCGCACTGGGATACTTTCAGCAAAGCCTTGAACTCTACAAAGACATCAAACACAAACAGGGCGAAGCCACTGCCTTAGCCAGCATTGGCAATGTCTATTCTGCGTTAGGTGCGCATACTCAAGCCCTCAATAACCTGCTTGCTAGCCTCCAACTCTTTGAATCCTTAGGCGATAAGCAAAGTCTGGCTACCACGCTAAAAGACATTGGCGCAGTCTATGAAAAATTAGATTCCAGTGAGCAAGCGATTGAGTATTTTGAGCGCAGCCTTTCTTTGATGGAGCAGATTGGAGACCGACACGGGCAAGCGATTGTGCAGTTATCGCTTGGGCAATTTCTACTCTCCAAAGAATTGCTTGACCAAGCGCAGCCACATCTTGAACGCAGCTTGGAGGTAGCTGAAGAAATCAATGCCAAGCCTGAGATTTACCGCGCCCATCAAGCACTGGCAGAACTATACAAACTCAAGGGCAACTATCGTAGTGCGTTTGACCATATTGAAAAGTTCTACCAAATCCGCTCCGAAGTGATAGGCGAAGAACTAAACCGCAAGCTGACCAATCAGAAAATCACATTTGCAGTCGAGAAAGCAGAAAAGGAAGCGGAGATTTACCGCCTCAAAACAGTGGAGCTGGCTCAGGCAAACAAAGCACTGGAAGAGGCAAACGCGCTTAAAACCGAGCTGCTGCACATTGCCGCTCACGACCTCAAAAATCCCCTCACAGCCGTGATGACCTTCGCTGAGCTGATTCGTGAGCAAGCAGACGATGTAGAGTTTGTCCGCACTCAAGCCCAAGCGATTTATCAGTCGACTGAGCAGATGTTTAACCTTGTAAAAAGCCTCTTAGAGCAAGCGGCCCTGGAGAGCGGAAAAGTGGAGTTAAATAAGAAGGTTGTCGATATAGCCACGATTGCAGAGTTTGTAGTGAAGCACAACGAAATGAACGCACACAACAAAGGTCAGCAGATTCACTTGGCGTTAGAGCGAGAAGCATATGCGGAAGTAGATGTCGAGAAGATGCAGAGCATTTTTGATAACCTGATTTCCAACGCCATCAAGTATTCGCCGCACGGACGCCACATTTGGGTCAGTGTCAAGAAGAAATTGCTCACAATCGATGGCGTCGAGCTGACCAGTGGCAACATTCCGACCAAAATCATCTTTGAAGTGCGTGATGAAGGCCTAGGGCTGACCGAAGAAGACAAGCAAAAGCTCTTCGGCAAATTTCAGCGGCTGTCGGCACGTCCAACAGGTGGCGAAAGCTCCTCTGGCCTGGGGCTTGCAATTGTCAAACAGTGGGTAGAATTACACGGCGGACGAGTGTGGGCAGAGTCGGAAGGCAAAAACAAAGGGGCAACATTTTTTGTCGAACTGAATGCCGCAGAAAAGCCGGCTGCACTCGAGGCAGAAACGGCATAGCAAATGCGACATTTGACAAATCACGTGCAGCCTCAAGGTTTAAGCTCATTCGCCCAGTGCCTTCAGCTTAAAGCTCTGGCGATGCAAAGGTGAGCGACCATATTTGCGAATAGCAGCGATATGCTCGGGGGTAGGGTAGCCAAAATGCCGCGCAAACCCATACTGGGGAAATGCCGCATCTAACTCTATCATATACGCATCACGATACACTTTTGCCACGATGGAAGCAGCAGCAATCGAGAACACCTTCGAATCACCTTTCACAACGGTCTTGAAGGGAATGCTCAGTGAGGATTTGAAAGAGTTTCCGTCAATAAGCAGAAAGTCAGGGAGAGGGGAAAGCTGTGCAATCGCTTGCGACATGGCTAAAAAGCTTGCATTAAGAATGTTGAGGCGGTCAATCGTTGGAACATCAACTACCCCGATAGCAACCGCAGCGGCATACAGGCGAATTTCGGCAGCAAGGTCAGCCCGCTCGCTGGGAGAGAGTTGCTTAGAGTCGGCTACGCCTTGCAAGGCAGCTGGCGGAACAAAGCCCCGTTCAAACATCACAGCCGCAGCCACCACAGGCCCTGCTAATGGGCCACGACCAACTTCATCGACACCGCAAACCCACTGATATTGCGCCCAGAGCAGTTGCTCGTAAGCAGTGTCAAGTGTTTGATGAACTCGACGATGGCGCATCTGGCAAGAGCATCACTCAATGTTTTTATGCCGCATCGCCTCATACAAAAGCGACTGATAGATGTCGTAATCGCGCTGGAGGAAGCAAACGAAGAAAACTTTTTTCAGCATGTAACTCTTTTGAAGAAAGGCGTCGACTTCAGAGACCGCAATTTGAGCCGCACGCTCATTAGGAAAACTGTATGCGCCTGTGCTAATGCAGGGAAAAGCCAGCGTCTCAATGCCATTTTCTTCAGCCAATTTGCACGAATTGCGGTAGCACTCCGCTAAGAGTTCATCTTCGCCAAATGACCCACCTTTCCAGACAGGGCCAACAGTGTGGATAACATACTTTGCAGGCAAGTTGAAACCTGGCGTCAATTTTGCCTCGCCTGTCTGGCAACCGCCTAACTTGGCGCAGGCTTCCCGCAGGAGCGGCCCTGCAGCACGATGAATGGCTCCATCCACTCCGCCACCGCCCAAAAGTGTGGGATTGGCAGCATTGACAATCGCATCAACATAAAGACGCGTAATGTCACCCAAAATTGCTTCCATTCGAGATTCCATAGCAGCACATATTTTTTATGCCGTTGCAACCCTGCTTCAATGTGGCGTTTTGGGTTCAAACACCAGCGCAGCCGAATTCATACAGTAAC
The sequence above is a segment of the Chloroherpetonaceae bacterium genome. Coding sequences within it:
- a CDS encoding ribonuclease HII encodes the protein MRHRRVHQTLDTAYEQLLWAQYQWVCGVDEVGRGPLAGPVVAAAVMFERGFVPPAALQGVADSKQLSPSERADLAAEIRLYAAAVAIGVVDVPTIDRLNILNASFLAMSQAIAQLSPLPDFLLIDGNSFKSSLSIPFKTVVKGDSKVFSIAAASIVAKVYRDAYMIELDAAFPQYGFARHFGYPTPEHIAAIRKYGRSPLHRQSFKLKALGE
- a CDS encoding tetratricopeptide repeat-containing sensor histidine kinase, encoding MLELLKKLDARIQAANDPRDIVDALNDYAWSVMRTDLRSAMTRAEQALELAKNFSYEGGVARSLRNRGLCHHQYSNYEAALHDINEALYLFRKVGDASGEASALNNLGSIYADLGEYTRALDYFEQSYKLYRDLDYKIGEAASITNLGDIYYRLGEYSRALGYFQQSLELYKDIKHKQGEATALASIGNVYSALGAHTQALNNLLASLQLFESLGDKQSLATTLKDIGAVYEKLDSSEQAIEYFERSLSLMEQIGDRHGQAIVQLSLGQFLLSKELLDQAQPHLERSLEVAEEINAKPEIYRAHQALAELYKLKGNYRSAFDHIEKFYQIRSEVIGEELNRKLTNQKITFAVEKAEKEAEIYRLKTVELAQANKALEEANALKTELLHIAAHDLKNPLTAVMTFAELIREQADDVEFVRTQAQAIYQSTEQMFNLVKSLLEQAALESGKVELNKKVVDIATIAEFVVKHNEMNAHNKGQQIHLALEREAYAEVDVEKMQSIFDNLISNAIKYSPHGRHIWVSVKKKLLTIDGVELTSGNIPTKIIFEVRDEGLGLTEEDKQKLFGKFQRLSARPTGGESSSGLGLAIVKQWVELHGGRVWAESEGKNKGATFFVELNAAEKPAALEAETA
- a CDS encoding O-acetyl-ADP-ribose deacetylase, translating into MESRMEAILGDITRLYVDAIVNAANPTLLGGGGVDGAIHRAAGPLLREACAKLGGCQTGEAKLTPGFNLPAKYVIHTVGPVWKGGSFGEDELLAECYRNSCKLAEENGIETLAFPCISTGAYSFPNERAAQIAVSEVDAFLQKSYMLKKVFFVCFLQRDYDIYQSLLYEAMRHKNIE